The Acidianus manzaensis genome has a window encoding:
- a CDS encoding thiamine pyrophosphate-binding protein has translation MSQPKRKEETVGKEMNGIEALAYVLKEIGTKKIFSSITLPENVKERLEQYEIKQDISLNARDSVMLAETYAMENNMPGVVIQIPGTQIFEALDVISQAYMDSIPLLIISSLRSYRDTGRARVGELRTPDDLSTTLSQITKLREKVVSIEEITVTVEKANKEALSNRPRPTLVEIAEDLFKLKAYPLSPAEQKPEKRTPDKNTVAKAAEVLSNSKLPVIVAGYGVISSSSYKDLIELAELLDIPVITTIKGKGSFPASNPLYAGEGLGLIGTEVGNKIFSEADSILLLGTRLTQLSTGGWSMKYKGFVMHNNIDGEDIGKVLMPHLPIVADTGLFLKELITILKQKVKEKIDRGIQTEIKVNKKPITLKGHVDLWPYDIVRLLQQFKFSKIFVDISSTTFDMIRYPIDAPVWFTSESILAKGIGIAGVLEAEDSNALGITDIYSVSKNLSLLYSRHKSAKGTIIIFNDEGATYLDTTKADVPTIGKSKFTVNLDKELEALGAYTIYTYSDLKSALNEKKENLKILNVKIDPEYESAVLSRF, from the coding sequence GAAAAGAAGAGACAGTAGGAAAAGAAATGAACGGCATTGAAGCACTTGCTTACGTTCTCAAAGAAATAGGCACAAAAAAGATATTCTCTTCTATAACGTTACCAGAAAACGTAAAAGAAAGATTAGAACAATATGAGATTAAGCAAGATATTTCTCTTAATGCTAGAGACTCTGTAATGTTAGCTGAAACATATGCAATGGAAAACAATATGCCAGGCGTAGTTATTCAAATACCTGGAACTCAAATTTTCGAAGCTTTAGATGTAATTTCTCAAGCCTATATGGATTCCATTCCTCTTTTAATAATTTCGAGCTTACGATCATATAGAGATACAGGAAGAGCAAGAGTTGGAGAACTTAGAACTCCAGATGATTTATCTACAACTTTAAGTCAAATCACTAAATTAAGAGAAAAAGTAGTAAGTATTGAAGAAATAACAGTAACAGTAGAAAAGGCAAATAAAGAGGCTTTAAGCAATAGACCAAGACCAACATTAGTAGAAATAGCAGAAGATCTGTTTAAACTAAAAGCATATCCTCTATCACCAGCAGAACAAAAACCTGAAAAAAGAACACCAGACAAAAACACAGTAGCAAAAGCAGCCGAAGTATTAAGCAATTCTAAACTTCCAGTAATAGTAGCAGGATATGGAGTTATCTCCTCTAGCAGTTATAAAGACCTTATAGAATTAGCAGAATTATTAGATATTCCAGTAATAACTACAATAAAAGGTAAAGGTAGCTTTCCAGCATCAAATCCATTATATGCAGGAGAAGGATTAGGATTAATAGGAACAGAAGTAGGAAATAAGATATTTTCTGAAGCAGATTCAATATTATTATTAGGTACTAGATTAACTCAACTATCTACTGGAGGATGGAGTATGAAATATAAAGGATTCGTAATGCACAATAACATAGATGGAGAAGATATAGGAAAAGTATTAATGCCACACCTTCCAATAGTTGCAGATACTGGATTATTCCTAAAAGAACTAATTACTATACTCAAACAGAAAGTAAAAGAAAAAATTGATAGAGGAATACAAACTGAAATAAAAGTAAATAAAAAACCAATAACACTAAAAGGCCACGTAGACTTATGGCCTTATGATATAGTAAGACTATTACAACAATTTAAGTTTAGTAAAATATTTGTGGATATATCATCTACAACATTCGATATGATAAGATATCCAATTGATGCTCCAGTATGGTTTACAAGCGAAAGCATATTAGCAAAAGGAATAGGAATAGCAGGAGTACTAGAAGCTGAAGATTCAAATGCGCTAGGAATAACAGATATATACTCAGTTTCTAAAAACCTTAGCTTGCTTTACTCAAGGCATAAATCAGCAAAAGGAACAATTATTATATTTAATGATGAAGGAGCAACATATTTAGATACTACAAAAGCAGACGTGCCAACTATAGGAAAATCTAAATTTACAGTAAATTTAGATAAAGAACTAGAAGCATTAGGAGCTTATACTATATATACTTATTCAGATCTTAAGAGTGCCCTAAACGAGAAAAAAGAAAATCTAAAAATACTAAACGTAAAGATCGATCCAGAGTACGAATCAGCAGTTCTTTCAAGGTTCTAA